From one Nematostella vectensis chromosome 7, jaNemVect1.1, whole genome shotgun sequence genomic stretch:
- the LOC116609568 gene encoding uncharacterized protein LOC116609568, whose amino-acid sequence MFSIQRKKGWNGTAVLHGNVTVSEKTEEYNYKVPNAAIILLSFLAFSLIFLAIFFLILRRMQTKLMEKLHTRERNYISLGLRSLISREARALINDGHECEEDEEEWVLNTTNEKIKQAQETPSTIARLQVSAAYSETTGRIAVNICQATQLATVLQQHGYNTLQVHVKMQPLATKFRYKTLSKPAYRAIFDEQFAFDGFRKRDLRKCWFRFRLYSFTKFGKKKIVGQVNVSVTDFEENGVWGTLWLDVTPSDEMYRLIASANELGNY is encoded by the exons atgttttctattCAGAGAAAAAAGGGGTGGAATGGAACTGCAGTTCTACATGGGAATGTCACAGTCTCGGAGAAGACAGAAGAGTATAACTACAAAG TTCCAAACGCGGCGATCATCCTACTGAGCTTCCTGGCGTTCAGTCTCATCTTCCTCGCCATCTTCTTCCTGATCTTGAGGAGAATGCAGACCAAGCTGATGGAGAAGCTGCACACACGAGAACGGAACTACATCAGCTTGGGTCTGCGCTCACTGATCTCGCGAGAGGCGAGGGCGCTTATTAACGATGGACACGAGTGTGAGGAGGACGAGGAGGAATGGGTACTAAACACGACCAACGAGAAAATCAAACAGGCTCAG GAGACTCCAAGTACCATTGCTCGTCTCCAGGTCTCCGCCGCCTACTCCGAGACAACCGGTCGCATTGCCgtcaatatttgccaggcTACTCAGCTTGCTACTGTCCTCCAACAACACGGTTACAATACATTACAAGTGCACGTGAAAATGCAACCCCTTGCCACGAAGTTCCGTTACAAAACGCTCTCCAAACCGGCTTATCGCGCCATCTTCGACGAGCAATTCGCGTTTGATGGATTCAGAAAGAGGGACTTGAGGAAGTGCTGGTTTCGTTTTCGGTTGTATTCGTTCACCAAGTTCGGTAAGAAGAAGATCGTAGGACAAGTAAACGTCAGTGTCACGGACTTTGAGGAGAATGGCGTATGGGGAACCTTGTGGTTGGATGTGACGCCGAGTGATGAGATGTACAGGCTGATAGCTAGTGCAAACGAGCTTGGAAACTACTGA
- the LOC5502093 gene encoding 4-hydroxybutyrate coenzyme A transferase, giving the protein MLATRLALSRAVKPRFVRPAVSSWISVRNREAGEASSNRPYYTYSSEPFHPLPGRTPAWKSPEEAVQVIKSGMKVFVHSAAATPIPLVEAMAKWGKKANLQNVEVIHIHIEGNAEHTKEEYEGIFRDNSFFIGANCRKAINDGRADCTPIFLSEIPLVFHRNLIELDVALIQVSPPDKHGFCTLGPSVDVTRAALQNAKYIIGLVNPQCPRTQGPGGIHQSHLDVLCVADFPLPEHKTGVPSEQDRKIGKYIAENLVADGATLQMGIGSIPDCCLAELMDHKDLGIHSEMFSDGVVDLVERGAVTNAKKKILPGRIVGSFVIGTKKVFEFIDNNPFVVMLDVGFVNLVAISSQNPKMTAINSCIEVDLTGQVVSDSIGTRMYSGVGGQVDFLRGAALGYDGLGKPILALNSTTSKGESKIVPFIKQGAGVVTTRAHVHYVVTEYGIAQLFGKNLRQRAYELIRISHPKHREELEKASFDRLKCMPSPD; this is encoded by the exons ATGCTAGCGACGAGGCTAGCCCTGAGTCGAGCTGTCAAGCCAAGATTTGTTCGACCGGCAGTTTCTTCGTGGATTTCTGTACGAAATCGCGAGGCTGGGGAAGCGAGTT CAAACCGTCCCTACTACACGTATTCCTCGGAGCCATTCCATCCGCTGCCAGGTCGAACTCCGGCATGGAAATCACCCGAAGAAGCCGTGCAAGTTATAAAATCAG GCATGAAGGTGTTTGTACACAGTGCCGCCGCCACACCCATCCCTCTAGTGGAAGCCATGGCCAAGTGGGGCAAGAAGGCCAACCTGCAAAATGTTGAGGTCATCCATATTCATATAGAAGGGAATGCAGAGCATACCAAGGAGGAATATGAAg gGATCTTTCGTGAcaactctttttttattgggGCCAACTGTAGGAAAGCTATCAATGACGGCAGAGCTGACTGTACTCCAATCTTTCTTAGTGAGATTCCTCTTGTTTTCCATCGTAATCTGATTGAACTAGATGTTGCCCTGATTCAAGTCAGTCCCCCTGACAAGCATGGCTTCTGTACTTTGGGCCCTAGTGTTGATGTCACAAGGGCAGCTTtacaaaatgcaaaatataTTATTG GGCTTGTGAACCCCCAGTGCCCTCGAACACAAGGTCCCGGAGGCATTCATCAGTCACATCTAGATGTTCTCTGTGTCGCTGACTTCCCTCTGCCTGAACACAAGACTGGAGTGCCCAGTGAACAAGACAGGAAGATTGGGAAGTACATCGCAGAGAATTTGGTGGCTGATGGTGCCACCTTGCAGATGG GAATTGGAAGTATTCCAGACTGTTGCCTAGCTGAGCTAATGGACCACAAGGACCTTGGTATCCATTCAGAGATGTTCAGTGATGGTGTTGTTGACCTGGTAGAGCGTGGAGCTGTTACAAATGCCAAGAAGAAGATCTTGCCAGGAAGGATTGTTGGTAGCTTTGTGATCGGCACCAAAAAAGTGTTTGAGTTTATTGATAACAACCCCTTTGTAG TTATGCTTGATGTCGGCTTTGTAAATCTAGTCGCCATCTCAAGTCAAAACCCCAAGATGACGGCCATTAACTCCTGCATAGAGGTCGACTTGACCGGACAAGTTGTGTCTGACTCCATTGGCACTCGCATGTACTCAG GTGTGGGGGGTCAAGTAGACTTCTTACGAGGTGCAGCCCTGGGCTATGATGGCCTGGGGAAACCCATTCTTGCGCTGAACTCAACTACAAGCAAAGGCGAATCAAAAATCGTACCATTCATCAAACAAG GCGCTGGCGTGGTGACGACACGTGCGCATGTGCACTACGTTGTGACTGAGTATGGTATCGCGCAACTCTTCGGTAAAAACCTGCGCCAGCGAGCCTACGAACTGATCCGTATCTCGCATCCGAAACACCGCGAGGAGCTCGAAAAAGCCTCCTTTGACCGACTGAAATGCATGCCGTCACCCGACTAG
- the LOC116609569 gene encoding uncharacterized protein LOC116609569, producing the protein MSGLFLMRLKQCFALGTCVFLFIFGILFDRHLRLRPSQGMSLDSNKLQVPAIRTKKVIARTLKEGSSRNKTTLELLHNKRLSEYVKDEKIDSLEANHLAKIGITLEKALKKRSDNYILGIIKNKGKVNGATNENLKNQSRQSEGKKRVFQIPYIKLYGVQYVLDKSTDYTPNSHKPPQHVYHDYAHARVVCDDRGAECQGLFQWYRGSHFILLSTVTMVQRGRGVLYIKADNAANLTFVTADRACVVPVSARSLPPSLSVANSSGCTLPRLDPFDPSVTAFFQRRQPLQCEGVAFTSYHGNTLKVVRKDDRGAPLRRITYREIHRENATDNGYTLGFSHELPLNLTNGIRLTHDFIQVTAEFTNGATQVDYHCHVTPKPEVSNINRGFRGIPLNIIILGLDRNSAGTFQRLLPDAYEVLKKELNAHMFEGFSLLGEGTTPQLTGLLTGKTVESNCAKHEARRGVDGAQTVDEWPFIFKTLKDKGYVTMFSEDAPSIGAFAMRLKGFANQPTDHYGRTFWSAVPFKETTGLHDNCINSQPQHRLQLEYLKSLFYSYPRQPKFGFTFLGSLCHQESINTISYANEDVRDLFYWLKREGHLNDTMLVVMGDHGARFGEIRATVQGRLEERLPFLSIVLPEWFKGEFSQLFSALELNQKRLITPLDLHATFMHILNFPHDPSRSQLSDGVSLFTCISESRDCQGAGIPEHFCPCLEWEPIRKHHAHIVMGAQAAAYKINSFLALDKTASKLCHFTRLKNIKSAVQEILFAKVLTFKETENGIGLGIGRPLYDKAGSPSECRYIIQFSTQPGSARFEVMVVIQDNKASIRGSISRINKYGSQPSCIAQALPHLRPFCVCK; encoded by the exons ATGTCAGGCCTGTTTCTAATGCGCCTCAAGCAGTGCTTTGCTTTAGGGActtgtgtgtttttattcatCTTTGGCATCCTCTTCGATCGTCACTTAAGACTTAGGCCGTCTCAAGGAATGTCCCTAGACTCAAACAAGCTGCAAGTCCCAGCCATTAGAACCAAAAAAGTCATTGCGAGAACTTTAAAAGAGGGCTCGTCCCGTAACAAAACAACATTGGAATTATTGCATAACAAGCGACTATCTGAATATGTGAAAGATGAAAAGATTGACTCGCTAGAGGCAAATCATCTGGCAAAAATTGGGATAACTTTGGAGAAAGCTTTGAAGAAAAGGTCTGACAACTATATACTTGGGATTATAAAGAACAAAGGAAAAGTAAATGGAGCTACCaatgaaaatttgaaaaatcaGTCACGTCAAAGCGAGGGGAAGAAAAGGGTTTTTCAAATCCCTTACATAAAG TTGTATGGAGTGCAATACGTCCTTGATAAGTCAACTGATTACACGCCAAATTCTCACAAGCCTCCCCAACATGTTTACCATGACTACGCGCATGCGCGCGTCGTGTGTGATGACCGGGGAGCAGAATGCCAGGGTCTCTTCCAGTGGTACCGGGGCAGTCATTTCATTCTGTTATCTACGGTGACGATGGTGCAGAGAGGAAGAGGTGTGCTATACATCAAGGCCGATAACGCTGCGAATTTAA CTTTTGTAACCGCTGACCGGGCGTGTGTTGTCCCAGTGAGCGCAcgttccctccccccctccctcagcGTAGCAAATTCGTCGGGTTGCACTCTTCCCCGTCTGGACCCGTTCGACCCGAGCGTCACGGCATTCTTCCAGCGACGGCAGCCTCTACAGTGTGAGGGGGTGGCGTTTACTAGTTATCATGGAAACACGCTGAAGGTTGTACGCAAGGATGACAGAG GTGCCCCATTAAGACGCATTACGTACCGCGAGATCCACAGAGAGAACGCCACCGATAATGGCTATACTCTTGGCTTCTCCCATGAACTACCACTGAACTTAACCAACGGCATTCGCCTTACGCATGACTTCATCCAAGTAACCGCTGAATTTACAAACGGCGCAACGCAAGTCGACTATCACTGTCACGTGACGCCAAAACCCGAGGTCTCCAATATAAACCGCGGGTTTAGGGGGATACCgctgaatataattatattgGGACTTGATAGGAATTCTGCTGGCACGTTTCAGCGGCTGCTGCCTGATGCGTATGAAGTACTGAAAAAGGAGCTCAATGCGCATATGTTTGAGGGTTTCTCCTTACTAGGGGAGG GAACAACGCCCCAATTAACTGGCCTCTTGACAGGAAAAACAGTGGAGTCTAATTGTGCCAAGCATGAGGCTCGAAGAGGCGTCGATGGAGCACAAACTGTAGACGAATGgccatttatttttaagacttTAAAGGATAAAGGCTATGTTACTATGTTCAGCGAGGACGCTCCATCTATCG GTGCATTTGCCATGCGTCTAAAAGGCTTTGCTAACCAACCCACCGATCATTACGGGCGCACGTTTTGGTCAGCAGTGCCATTCAAAGAGACAACCGGTCTTCATGATAACTGCATCAACTCACAACCACAACACCGACTTCAATTGGAATACCTGAAAAGCTTGTTTTACTCGTACCCAAGACAACCGAAATTTGGATTCACATTTCTTGGAAGCCTTTGCCACCAAGAATCTATCAACACAATTAGTTATGCTAATGAGGATGTAAGGGATCTCTTCTATTGGCTAAAGCGGGAAGGCCATTTGAACGACACGATGCTGGTTGTCATGGGTGACCACGGGGCCAGGTTTGGCGAGATTCGCGCCACTGTTCAGGGGAGACTGGAAGAGAGGCTTCCTTTTCTCTCTATTGTACTCCCGGAATGGTTCAAGGGAGAATTCTCTCAACTTTTCTCCGCATTGGAACTTAACCAAAAACGCTTGATAACACCATTAGATTTACACGCTACTTTTATGCATATTTTGAATTTCCCCCACGATCCTTCGCGATCTCAATTATCTGATGGCGTGAGTCTGTTCACGTGCATCTCTGAATCACGTGACTGCCAAGGGGCAGGGATCCCCGAACATTTCTGCCCGTGCCTCGAATGGGAACCGATTCGTAAACACCACGCGCATATTGTTATGGGTGCTCAGGCGGCCGCTTACAAAATTAACTCCTTCCTTGCTCTCGACAAGACAGCAAGTAAACTTTGTCATTTCACGAGGCTGAAAAACATTAAAAGCGCTGTCCAAGAGATACTCTTCGCTAAAGTGCTGACGTTTAAGGAAACAGAGAATGGGATAGGCCTAGGAATAGGAAGGCCTTTGTATGACAAAGCAGGTAGTCCAAGTGAGtgtagatatataattcaATTCTCGACTCAGCCTGGCAGCGCGAGATTCGAGGTAATGGTTGTCATACAAGACAATAAAGCCAGCATAAGAGGCAGTATAAGCCGCATTAACAAGTACGGCTCACAACCGTCATGCATTGCACAGGCCTTACCACATCTTCGACCGTTCTGCGTATGCAAATAA
- the LOC116609575 gene encoding 5-hydroxytryptamine receptor 7-like gives MRFGGPPECGNISGMPVLSFSSTGISLLLTCISAPTNVCICLAIYKDPYKNLKTAFNLLIVNITLADLLQGLIVMPLSVAFHALEGSNTMSIPLIRSLHVFTFLSCTASVLSIAALAIDRCFSITNPLQYRAKLTYRRSLKVSLMVWLFSIALTFLYFQVDFIAYTFVYVNSVLLLTLAVLFLVQIQVWSSLRRHRKKLKLMTLPSYTNGVNICVRNEDKLLQKRDTKVTKTFLTLLAFFLILNAPAFIFAYLLNFCDNCSCNTIHIFRDIHFLSLLFPSSINPFLFGWRLPNFKRALQKVVLRRSSVQEESPKDLSSVGFLTSLLMKENYVRHESVIFGTFPYVGHGICNFASSVTDDEYVGAESEASPDRNEIKSKITNGDHHNDSGSDTENKGAVRSNTDGNKSRRYSNGKIRNNNSNRGRNRYIDSKRCRKSCSCYCSANDKGKVDNCGLDRTNGKNINGNSNNQNNSIGSPENANNEDANRCTHNQNNPKSKDNAIRRSNRDISNLLSLSIAQLAQQNQPFSAEQNQPINSQEAPLTSSSITMYYSMTTVL, from the coding sequence ATGCGATTTGGCGGACCGCCGGAGTGCGGCAACATCAGTGGGATGCCGGTCCTGTCTTTCAGTTCAACAGGCATCTCCTTACTTCTAACATGCATCTCAGCTCCTACCAATGTCTGCATATGTCTGGCGATCTACAAGGACCCCTACAAAAACCTCAAGACTGCGTTTAATTTGCTTATAGTTAACATAACGCTGGCTGATTTGCTTCAAGGCTTAATAGTCATGCCCCTTTCGGTGGCGTTTCACGCCCTGGAGGGTAGCAATACAATGTCAATTCCGCTGATAAGATCACTTCACGTTTTCACGTTTTTATCGTGTACGGCTTCTGTCCTGAGCATCGCAGCTTTGGCAATTGACAGATGTTTTAGTATAACGAATCCGTTGCAATACAGAGCTAAATTAACGTATCGACGATCCCTAAAAGTATCCTTAATGGTGTGGCTTTTCTCGATCGCGCTCACTTTTCTTTACTTCCAGGTTGATTTTATCGCTTACACATTTGTCTACGTGAACAGTGTTCTACTGTTAACTCTAGCggttttgttcttggttcaGATACAAGTGTGGAGCAGCCTTCGGCGCCATCgaaagaaactaaaattgaTGACTTTGCCAAGCTATACTAATGGAGTGAACATTTGCGTCCGAAACGAAGATAAACTGCTACAAAAACGAGATACAAAAGTGACAAAAACCTTCCTCACATTGCTTGCATTTTTTCTTATCTTAAATGCGCCGGCGTTTATATTTgcatatctgctaaatttctGTGACAACTGCAGCTGCAACACTATCCACATTTTTAGAGATATCCATTTCCTATCGCTTTTATTTCCAAGTTCAATTAACCCATTTCTTTTCGGTTGGCGGCTCCCAAACTTTAAAAGAGCACTGCAAAAGGTTGTGCTGCGTCGCTCTTCAGTGCAAGAAGAGTCACCTAAAGATCTTTCAAGTGTGGGGTTTTTAACGTCTTTACTCATGAAGGAAAACTACGTCAGGCACGAAAGCGTTATATTTGGCACCTTCCCATACGTTGGACATGGAATTTGTAATTTTGCATCGTCAGTAACCGACGATGAGTATGTTGGTGCGGAAAGTGAAGCTAGTCCAGacagaaatgaaataaaaagcaaGATTACCAATGGTGATCACCATAACGACAGTGGCAGCGACACTGAAAATAAAGGCGCAGTGAGAAGTAACACTGATGGTAACAAAAGCAGAAGATATAGCAAcggtaaaataagaaataacaattCCAACAGAGGTAGAAACAGATACATAGATAGCAAAAGATGTAGAAAAAGTTGCAGCTGTTACTGCAGTGCCAATGATAAGGGAAAAGTTGACAACTGTGGTCTCGACAGAACAAATGGGAAAAATATAAACGGTAATAGCAATAATCAGAACAACAGTATCGGAAGCCCAGAAAATGCTAACAACGAGGATGCTAACAGATGCACGCACAACCAGAACAATCCCAAGAGCAAAGATAACGCAATAAGAAGAAGTAACCGTGATATTTCAAATCTGTTGTCGCTTTCTATTGCGCAACTAGCGCAACAGAACCAGCCATTCAGCGCCGAGCAAAACCAACCAATCAACAGCCAAGAAGCACCATTGACGTCATCAAGCATAACAATGTATTACAGCATGACAACAGTATTGTAA